In Sedimentibacter sp. MB31-C6, one genomic interval encodes:
- the argH gene encoding argininosuccinate lyase translates to MANLWGGRFEKEMDEIVEEFNASITFDKRLYDCDIQGSIAHITMLSEQGIVSKEEKNKIIVALNKIKEEIEMGKIQFSLNDEDIHMAIEKLLIGRLGDIGKKLHTARSRNDQVAVDTRLYIKKEITNILDNLKLMEEVLLLKAEKYYNQIMIGFTHMQHAQPVTIGFHLMAYFQMFRRDIERFQQSYERTDYNPLGSCALAGTTIPIDRHRTAELLGFKNVTENAMDSVSDRDYILDFMNAASIAMMHISRLAEEFVYWNSQEFSYISIDDSFCTGSSIMPQKKNPDMAELLRGKVGRVYGNLIQLLTVMKGTPLAYNKDFQEDKEGLFDTIDTLKKSLLIFAKMIDKTEFNVENIKKQLNKGFLNATDIAEHFVKMNIPFREAHELVGKMVKYCEINKKDFNNLTDEELREIDTRLSLDYLPDLSMEGCVKGRVSYGGTAPSEVLRQIKSGKHWLQKM, encoded by the coding sequence ATGGCAAACCTATGGGGTGGAAGATTTGAAAAAGAGATGGATGAAATTGTTGAAGAATTCAACGCATCCATAACCTTTGATAAAAGACTGTATGATTGTGATATTCAGGGAAGTATAGCTCATATAACAATGTTAAGTGAACAGGGAATTGTATCTAAAGAAGAAAAAAACAAAATAATTGTAGCATTAAATAAGATAAAAGAAGAAATAGAAATGGGCAAAATTCAATTCAGCCTAAATGATGAAGATATACATATGGCAATAGAAAAATTGCTTATAGGTAGATTAGGCGATATAGGAAAGAAATTACATACAGCTAGAAGCAGAAATGACCAAGTTGCAGTTGATACAAGGTTGTATATAAAAAAGGAAATTACTAATATATTGGATAATTTAAAACTAATGGAAGAAGTTTTGTTATTAAAAGCTGAAAAATATTATAATCAAATAATGATTGGCTTTACACATATGCAACATGCACAACCTGTAACAATAGGTTTTCATTTAATGGCTTATTTTCAAATGTTTAGGAGAGATATAGAAAGATTTCAGCAATCTTATGAAAGAACTGACTATAATCCACTTGGCTCGTGTGCCTTAGCAGGAACGACAATTCCTATAGATAGACACAGAACAGCTGAGCTACTTGGTTTTAAAAATGTAACTGAAAATGCTATGGATTCTGTTAGTGATAGAGACTACATTTTAGATTTTATGAATGCTGCTTCGATTGCGATGATGCATATAAGTCGTTTAGCAGAAGAATTCGTATATTGGAATTCACAAGAATTTAGTTATATATCAATTGATGATAGCTTTTGTACAGGAAGTAGTATAATGCCTCAAAAGAAAAACCCGGATATGGCAGAACTTTTAAGAGGAAAAGTAGGCAGAGTGTATGGAAATTTAATACAACTACTAACTGTTATGAAAGGAACTCCTCTAGCATATAACAAGGATTTCCAAGAAGATAAAGAAGGCCTGTTTGATACGATAGACACATTGAAAAAAAGTTTATTAATATTTGCAAAAATGATTGATAAAACAGAGTTCAATGTAGAAAATATTAAAAAACAACTAAATAAAGGGTTCTTAAATGCAACAGATATAGCTGAACATTTTGTAAAAATGAATATACCATTCAGAGAAGCTCATGAATTAGTTGGTAAAATGGTTAAGTATTGTGAAATAAACAAAAAAGATTTCAATAATCTTACAGATGAAGAATTAAGAGAAATTGACACTAGACTTAGCTTAGATTATTTACCTGACTTAAGCATGGAGGGTTGTGTAAAAGGAAGAGTATCCTATGGAGGAACAGCACCAAGTGAAGTATTAAGACAAATTAAATCA